One window from the genome of Pseudomonadota bacterium encodes:
- a CDS encoding cysteine desulfurase translates to MNSLPGNKEAEAQLLPGKGARALFPFFSEGPGGCFLDSAATTQKPQVVLDSLMHTMIHSNANVRRGAYRLSAEASELYDQARIKIARHIGASSERSVVFVRGATEAINLVSYSSEHLFQPGDVILLSLLEHHSNIVPWQLLAKRRGLKIAFTEISADGRFDMDDFRAKLATLRPKMVAITQLSNSLGTVTPIAEIVALAKASGAQVLVDGSQGVTHLGVDVESLGCDYYVCSGHKLYGPTGIGILYGRPERLEALEPFQGGGDMISYVSTEGSGWAEVPQRFEAGTPPFHEAIALGVAIDFIERFPRADILSHEAELLGVALEMLRSEPGIILHGPATTDGAQVGVVSFSIDRVHPHDFATIADTHNVQIRAGHHCAMPTLRRLGLQATIRMSFGLYTCPSDIEAVRAAIRQARTIFA, encoded by the coding sequence ATGAATTCATTACCTGGTAACAAAGAGGCTGAGGCTCAACTACTCCCTGGAAAGGGGGCGCGGGCTCTTTTTCCCTTCTTCTCAGAGGGTCCAGGGGGGTGTTTCCTCGACTCAGCAGCGACGACACAGAAGCCACAGGTCGTGCTCGACTCGCTTATGCACACCATGATTCATTCAAATGCGAATGTGCGGCGCGGCGCCTATCGCCTAAGTGCCGAGGCCTCTGAGCTCTACGACCAGGCGCGCATCAAGATTGCGCGCCATATCGGTGCAAGTTCTGAGCGTTCAGTCGTCTTTGTACGGGGCGCAACCGAGGCCATCAACCTGGTGAGCTATAGCTCTGAGCACCTCTTTCAGCCGGGAGATGTAATCCTGCTTAGCTTGCTTGAGCACCACAGTAATATCGTCCCGTGGCAACTCCTTGCAAAGAGACGGGGACTAAAGATCGCATTTACCGAAATCAGTGCTGATGGTCGTTTCGATATGGACGATTTTAGAGCGAAGCTCGCTACCCTTCGTCCGAAGATGGTCGCCATAACGCAGCTCAGCAACTCGCTAGGAACCGTTACTCCAATAGCTGAGATCGTTGCATTGGCGAAGGCTAGTGGCGCACAGGTGCTTGTAGATGGTTCGCAGGGTGTGACGCACCTGGGCGTTGATGTCGAGAGCTTGGGGTGTGACTACTACGTATGCTCAGGGCATAAGCTCTATGGACCGACAGGCATCGGTATTTTGTACGGACGCCCAGAGCGGCTAGAGGCACTAGAACCGTTCCAGGGTGGTGGAGACATGATCTCGTACGTCAGTACCGAGGGCTCCGGTTGGGCCGAGGTGCCGCAACGCTTCGAGGCTGGAACGCCCCCGTTTCACGAGGCGATAGCACTTGGTGTAGCGATTGATTTTATCGAGCGCTTTCCGCGCGCGGATATTCTGTCACATGAGGCGGAGCTTCTTGGTGTAGCGCTTGAAATGTTGAGGTCAGAGCCGGGCATTATATTGCACGGACCGGCCACGACCGATGGCGCGCAGGTCGGAGTTGTTTCTTTCTCAATTGATCGGGTACATCCCCATGATTTTGCTACCATCGCTGATACGCATAACGTTCAGATACGAGCCGGACATCACTGCGCAATGCCAACCCTGCGTCGCTTGGGGCTGCAAGCCACTATTCGTATGAGCTTTGGCCTCTACACCTGTCCGAGCGACATCGAAGCGGTTCGTGCAGCTATTCGCCAGGCGCGCACAATTTTTGCTTAG